The nucleotide sequence CTTGCCGGCTGGCATTGGTTATCAGCCGAAACTAATGGTAACCCTTCTCAGTATTTATACGTATTGGCTCCCGTATTTATTCTGATTGTGGTCATACTTGTCGTGTTCCCTTTACTCTCTTACACCACGGTCTTTTTCTTAGATGGGAGCCATTCTAGAACCACACCAGAGGATGAGCGGAGAAGGAGATGACGATTATGCACGGAAACCCCTAACTTCTTCCTCACAGTTGGGCCCCAAATCGGGTCATTTTCATCTGCAAGATAATCGTAGTTATACTCTACTTACTCATGCCGTTTCTCGGTTTCTTCATCCGCCTCGATCCGAGGTAAGCGATTGAACCCAGGAATGGATTGGATGAACGGATGCGAGGAAGTGCCGTATTTCCTTGCATCCGGTGCAGTGGCGATTGCGAAGGGGTCTGATTGGCGTGAGTTCTCGTTGCTGCCATGTCATCGTATATAAGGTACCGCGCTACTCTTCTTCCTGCTCTTCCTCTTTAACCACCCGAATTGTGCCATCTGGAGACAATTCCACGTGTTCGTCCGCCGCCGCCGCCAGAGCTGCCTTACGCATTCTATCCAGAAGTTCCTCGCGCCCTTCCTCTTGTTCGTCACTCCACTCAAACATTACCATCGCAATTCTCCATTTACATCATCTCAACGCCCGTATACCACGACCACCCTGCATGAAGTGGTATACGTACCACTCACCGAACAGCGAACTCTCATCCGGCAGATAGTCCTACTCGCGTCTGCATAGCCTCGCGTAGCGGAATATGATGCCCAGAGCTTCCGACTTAGCGAGCGGCTTCGGATACAATAACCTGAACCTCCCCGCGCGCGGCCAGTCGTCTCTGTAGGTCGCTTCTTGCTTCACCGGATCCAGCGTGCCCCCAACGCGACACTTCGCGTAAGGAACTATCATCGCCGGGAACGGGAGTATCCTGTGCATGCCAACCTCCTGCCTCAAGCGTAGAGCCTTGACAGGACTTACGCAAGATTCTCATGTATTGGTTCGATGCAATGAGGAAAGTAGGATGTTGCGTCTGCGTTGCCGCCCGATATGCGACACAAAGAGTTGGGACAGCCGGTCCGTGGTGTAGCGGCTGTCCAGCAGGGTTTCATGGCTACAGGCAGGAACTCGGAATCGTTCAGTCGCTCACTTATACATACGAGTCTGCAAGGTTCATCTCTACGAGGGACGATGGGATGCTGTCTGAGTTGCCTGAGATAACTATACTCAACCAGGGGGATGCCAGACTACTGGAAACGCTGTCAATGGAACAATTCGCCTCCAGAGTTCGTCTTAAAGTATGAAGTAGATCCCAATTCCTCGATAAAGGAGTATCTCGTGCTGTTCGCGAATTCAAAGATACTGCTAACGTTAGTCACTTTTCTTGTGTCTCTGTCCTTGATTGCCTGCGGCGACCTTGGGGAGCGGCCGGACCAAGAGCCGAAGCCAGAGGCTCAAATGCGCGCGGACTTGCCGACACCCACACCCGAGCCAATCGCTACCGCCGCTCCGGTGGTGTCCGAAGCGACGCTTCCGATCCTCTCTCTGACCCATGCGGGCAGAACACTAAAAGCCCGGCGGTACGAAGGATGCTGGACACCGCCAGCGGCGTCGGAATTTCAGTGCGTAGAATCCTCCCTGAGCGGTGAGCTCGAAGACTATCATGAGGTCGAAAGCGGTGACAGAATCGCGATCGCGATCATGCCGGATGAGCGTCCCACCAAGCTGATGGCGACAATTTTCACGAATCCCGGCGAAATCCTGGTCGGCGATCTGATGCACCTGTCGCGGGTTGAATCAGAACTCGTTGTGGACCTGCCGCCCGGGAGATACAACGTAAGACTGCACGCGCAGTGGTTTGAGGACGGTTCTGAAATAAACCACAAGGTGAACTACGTGGTCGGCATCGAGATACCGGGAGAGGTAGCGCTGGAGCGGCAATGTATATCGACCGCGCAGGGCGGGATTCTGGGAATCCTCCTGGAATCACTGGACGATCCAGCCCGCACAGCCGTTGACGCTGTGAATTTCGGCAGATGTTCTTTCAACAAGGAGATCTCTCAGGTGGTGTTGACTCTGGAGAACGATAGCTTTCGGTATGTCGAGACGTTCCAGCTGGACCCACCATCTCTCCAGGTCGGACTTCCTATCCCCGAGGACACTGTGTCCCAGAGTACAGGAGGACCACTTCCTCCGGGGCTCTATGAGCGTCAAATAGTCGCTCTTACCGCGGATGGCGCCGAGATAGAGATTCCTGCCCGTGAGGTCAAGTTATCGAGCGGTCCGGCGGACCCGGATGCGCCAGTCTTCTTTCTCCATCATCAGGAGCCTCCCAGCGCGGACTTGACCTCAGATCCAGAGCAACTCGACGGATACCTGCACGTGCAGGACAACTGTTTATATGTCCAGAACGGGAAAATTCCGGTGTGGCCCTCCAGCTTCAGTATCAGGGAGCAGGAAGGGCAGGTTGAAGTTCTCAATCAACACGGTGTCGTAGTAGCTCGCGAGGACCACTACGCCATCCTGAACGGTAGGCTGGTGCGCATTGCCGACCCTCTGGGATTGCAGTTGAACAATGCGATGCCACTGTGGTGCCCGCCGGGTGACCTGTGGATCGTAGATTTTGTGCCTGACTCCGGCAGCCTAAATTTCGTCGCAAGCGATGATGACCCGGCACTATCCATACTTTTCAGGCACTAGGCATTCAACAGATGAAGGTAAAATGTTGCAGCCTGTCATCCCTGCGCGTTGGTCGACGACAATCCCTCCGGCGTCGGAAAGGCTGGCCTGGGCAGCCTTTCCGACGTGCCAGCGGTTACCGAGCCTCCACTTCCTCTCCGAATGGATTTATCACTTGCAGACCATCGTAGTCTGCTGCGCGCTCAGGTCTTCGGAATAGACCACATCGCACCCCAGGGCACGAGCTGCCTCAAGAATCGCGCCGTCCCAATAGGACAGCCAATAGCGGCTACTGATTGCTACAGCTTCACGGAAGACATCAAGCGTGACATCCTAGACAGGAAATCTCAGAAGAGTTCCGAGAAAAGCCAGCGCGTCATCGTGGGTCAGACGACCCAAGCCTGTGCGGCGTGTTGCCTGGTAGTAGAACTCCTGAAATACCTGCACTGATAGCGCCAGATCAGACCGTCTCAACAAATCACGGGCGCGCCGGCGTTTGTGCGCCTCTTCCGGCAACGGGCTGACGGCGTAGAGCAGCACGTTGATGTCAGTGAGACGCATTGATCCTTTCGGTCACTTCGGCGTACAGCTCATCGCGAGTCAACCTTTCCGACACTCCTACACCACGGGCATCGAAGTCCGCAAGCACTTCGTCCAAGTCGCGTGGACAAAGCACAACGGGTAATTCCTCCTGATTCGGAACGGTGGATATACCGCCGACGGGCCTGTTTCTTGCGAGGCTCCTCAGAAACTCCCTTACCAACGCCGTGACTGACG is from Chloroflexota bacterium and encodes:
- a CDS encoding PIN domain-containing protein produces the protein MRLTDINVLLYAVSPLPEEAHKRRRARDLLRRSDLALSVQVFQEFYYQATRRTGLGRLTHDDALAFLGTLLRFPV